A DNA window from Ahaetulla prasina isolate Xishuangbanna chromosome 7, ASM2864084v1, whole genome shotgun sequence contains the following coding sequences:
- the DCN gene encoding decorin — translation MKLAILFLLFLPLCLAKPFYQRGLFDFMLEDEAGSGTPEPTGYPPMPVCPFRCQCHLRVVQCSDLGLKEVPKDLPPDTTLLDLQNNKITEIKDGDFKNLKDLHALILVNNKISKISPGAFSPLKKLERLYLSKNNLKELPENMPKSLQELRAHENDIVKLKKSAFSGLNNMIVIELGTNPLKSSGIENGAFLGMKKLSYLRISDTNITSIPKGLPVSLTELHLDGNKISKIDADSLNDLPNLAKLGLSYNRIASVENGSLTNVPHLRELHLDNNDLAKVPAGLGEHKYIQVVYLHNNKIAAVGPNDFCPLGYNSKKAAYSGVSLFSNPVQFWEIQPSAFRCIYERSVIQLGNYK, via the exons ATGAAACTGGCTATCCTTTTTCTTCTATTCCTGCCACTTTGCCTGGCCAAACCATTTTATCAAAGAGGCTTGTTTGATTTTATGCTTGAAGATGAAGCAGGATCTGGAACACCTGAACCTACAGGATATCCTCCTATGCCAGTATGCCCATTTCGTTGTCAATGCCACCTCCGGGTTGTTCAGTGTTCTGATTTAG GTTTGAAGGAAGTTCCGAAAGATCTTCCCCCAGATACTACTCTACTTGATttacagaacaataaaataactGAAATAAAGGATGGAGATTTCAAAAATCTGAAGGATCTTCAT GCATTGATCCTTGTTAACAACAAAATCAGCAAAATCAGTCCTGGAGCTTTTTCTCCACTCAAGAAACTGGAGAGACTTTATCTTTCCAAAAACAACTTGAAGGAACTTCCAGAAAACATGCCAAAAAGTTTGCAGGAACTGCGTGCACATGAAAATGATATTGTCAAATTAAAGAAATCTGCCTTCAGTGGACTGAATAATATGATTGTCATAG AATTGGGCACCAATCCATTAAAAAGCTCAGGGATTGAAAATGGAGCCTTTCTAGGGATGAAGAAGCTCTCCTACCTCCGTATTTCAGACACAAATATAACTTCTATTCCTAAAG gtCTTCCTGTATCTCTGACAGAACTTCATCTTGATGGCAACAAAATCAGCAAAATTGATGCAGATAGTTTAAATGACCTTCCCAATTTGGCTAA GCTTGGCCTCAGTTACAATCGCATTGCTAGTGTGGAAAATGGATCTTTAACCAATGTGCCACATTTGAGAGAACTCCATTTAGACAACAATGATTTGGCCAAAGTACCTGCTGGACTAGgagaacacaaatacatacag gttGTCTACCTTCACAACAACAAAATTGCTGCCGTTGGCCCTAATGATTTTTGTCCTCTTGGATACAATAGCAAAAAAGCTGCTTATTCAGGAGTAAGCCTGTTTAGTAACCCTGTGCAATTCTGGGAAATTCAGCCATCTGCTTTCCGATGCATCTATGAACGATCTGTAATACAACTTGGAAACTACAAATAA